In Eubalaena glacialis isolate mEubGla1 chromosome 2, mEubGla1.1.hap2.+ XY, whole genome shotgun sequence, a single genomic region encodes these proteins:
- the LYSMD4 gene encoding lysM and putative peptidoglycan-binding domain-containing protein 4, translating to MRQKEVLTKTFQGPAVVCRTPTSHIYMFENGVGDSGDSSEEESHQEALRPRGKERQKKGAHHPHQPGAGDMVLLQRELAQEDSLNKLALQYGCKVADIKKVNNFIREQDLHALKSVKIPVKNHGILTETHKELRPLLSSSTETRVTCEEQPDPDRAAVSAGASSNPLTDFFKGIDQNIEHAVQSEIFLSESYCIETSSQPLLPTLPKIPTNGADWGIQRWNAVFIMLLIGIVLPVFYLVYFKIQTTSEIPSILNTTAVPNGSMAVSAVLGQSPKLAIPLPTIPSSDSQFSQTTHGEN from the exons ATGAGGCAGAAGGAAGTGTTAACCAAGACCTTCCAAGGCCCAGCCGTGGTCTGTAGGACTCCGACCAGCCACATTTACATGTTTGAGAATGGTGTTGGGGACTCCGGGGACTCCTCTGAGGAAGAGTCCCACCAAGAAGCTCTGCGGCCCCGGGGCAAGGAGCGCCAGAAGAAGGGTGCCCACCACCCTCACCAGCCAGGAGCAGGGGACATGGTGCTGCTGCAGCGGGAGCTGGCCCAGGAGGACAGCCTCAACAAGCTCGCTCTTCAGTATGGCTGCAAA GTTGCAGATATCAAGAAAGTCAACAACTTCATCAGAGAACAAGACTTACATGCTTTGAAATCTGTTAAGATTCCAGTGAAAAACCACGGGATCCTAACAGAGACCCACAAAGAACTCAGACCCCTCCTGAGCTCATCTACAGAGACCAGAGTGACCTGCGAGGAGCAGCCAGACCCAGACAGAGCAGCTGTCAGTGCCGGTGCCTCGTCTAACCCACTGACGGATTTCTTTAAGGGCATTGACCAGAATATTGAGCATGCAGTGCAGTCAGAAATCTTTTTGAGTGAAAGTTACTGCATAGAGACCTCCAGTCAGCCACTGCTTCCGACTCTTCCGAAGATACCTACAAACGGTGCAGACTGGGGAATTCAGAGATGGAATGCTGTTTTTATCATGCTTCTGATTGGAATTGTTTTACCAGTGTTTTATTTggtctattttaaaatacaaactacTAGTGAGATCCCTAGTATCTTGAATACAACTGCTGTCCCTAATGGCTCAATGGCAGTGAGTGCAGTTTTAGGGCAATCTCCCAAATTAGCGATTCCATTGCCAACCATTCCCTCTTCAGACAGCCAGTTCAGTCAGACCACCCACGGGGAGAACTAG